One stretch of Dokdonia sp. Hel_I_53 DNA includes these proteins:
- a CDS encoding DUF4252 domain-containing protein — MKKIVVTLMLVFAATIGFAQSPFDAYEDVKGVASIVMNQKMFKLLSKVDLNSSDPEMQAYINLVDNLDNVKMYTSADASLINKMNATMKSYVSSRNLQELMRANKDGKNVKFYYKEGTSDQYVKEFVMFLNGDMDGENRTVFFQVTGNIDLKQISKLAQELDFKGSEALKEVEKAKKS, encoded by the coding sequence ATGAAAAAAATAGTAGTTACACTAATGTTAGTCTTTGCAGCAACCATAGGTTTTGCACAAAGCCCTTTTGATGCCTATGAAGATGTTAAAGGAGTTGCGTCTATCGTAATGAATCAAAAAATGTTTAAACTTTTAAGTAAAGTAGATCTTAATTCTTCAGACCCAGAGATGCAAGCTTATATAAACCTTGTAGACAATCTTGATAATGTAAAGATGTATACCAGTGCAGATGCTAGCTTAATTAACAAAATGAATGCAACAATGAAGTCGTATGTATCAAGTAGAAACCTACAAGAGTTAATGCGGGCAAATAAAGATGGGAAAAACGTAAAATTTTATTACAAAGAAGGTACGAGTGATCAGTATGTAAAAGAATTTGTAATGTTTCTTAACGGAGATATGGATGGTGAAAACCGAACTGTGTTTTTTCAAGTTACTGGTAACATAGATTTGAAACAAATTTCTAAACTAGCTCAAGAGTTAGATTTTAAAGGGAGTGAGGCGCTTAAAGAAGTTGAGAAAGCTAAAAAATCATAA
- a CDS encoding DUF4252 domain-containing protein: protein MNVLIKYTLAGIIAIITLSSCSNEQSLQEYYVANQENNDFILIDVPTSLIGDHMDRLDQEQQKVFKTVRKINLMAYQTKGGDTVKMQAERDKVKNILSTDDYEELMKANSDMGSMRLYFKGDEDAIDEVIFFGADENKGFLLARLLGDDMNIGDMMKLAQSLDKADVDVSQFSSMMEVFDNK from the coding sequence ATGAATGTACTTATAAAATACACCCTTGCAGGGATAATAGCTATCATAACTCTTTCTAGTTGTAGTAATGAGCAATCATTACAAGAGTATTATGTTGCAAACCAGGAAAATAATGATTTTATATTAATTGATGTTCCTACAAGTTTAATAGGAGATCATATGGATCGTTTAGATCAAGAACAACAAAAAGTGTTCAAGACAGTACGCAAAATAAATTTGATGGCTTACCAAACTAAAGGTGGTGATACCGTAAAAATGCAAGCTGAACGCGATAAAGTTAAGAACATACTCTCTACAGATGATTATGAAGAGCTTATGAAGGCAAACTCTGATATGGGTTCTATGCGTTTATATTTTAAAGGAGATGAAGATGCTATAGATGAAGTTATTTTCTTTGGCGCAGATGAAAATAAAGGATTTTTACTAGCAAGATTATTGGGTGATGACATGAATATTGGTGATATGATGAAACTTGCTCAATCACTAGATAAAGCAGATGTAGATGTATCCCAGTTTTCTAGTATGATGGAAGTTTTTGACAACAAATAA
- a CDS encoding RNA polymerase sigma factor: MNQKSFITLINPFKDKVYRVARRLLISDDEAQDATQEVLLKLWTKRSEIKKYRSVEAFAMTMTKNYCYDKLKAKSSNNLKIVHNNYEDHSGNTSKQIEVADEVDLLFKLMNHLPEQQQLIVQMRDVEQMDNAEIAEILGMKEVAVRVALSRARKSLREALIKKRNYGIQ, translated from the coding sequence ATGAACCAAAAATCGTTCATAACACTAATTAATCCTTTTAAAGATAAAGTATATCGTGTGGCCAGACGTTTACTAATATCTGATGATGAGGCGCAAGATGCCACACAAGAAGTGTTGTTGAAGTTGTGGACAAAACGTTCTGAAATTAAAAAATATCGCAGTGTTGAAGCATTTGCTATGACTATGACAAAAAATTATTGTTACGATAAACTCAAGGCCAAGAGTAGTAATAATCTTAAAATTGTTCATAATAATTATGAAGATCATTCAGGAAATACTAGTAAGCAAATTGAAGTCGCAGACGAGGTTGACTTACTTTTTAAGTTAATGAATCATCTTCCTGAGCAACAGCAACTCATTGTACAAATGAGAGATGTTGAGCAAATGGACAATGCAGAGATAGCAGAAATACTGGGCATGAAAGAGGTGGCTGTAAGAGTAGCTCTTTCTAGAGCTAGAAAATCATTAAGAGAGGCATTGATAAAAAAAAGAAATTATGGAATACAGTAG
- a CDS encoding Hsp20/alpha crystallin family protein codes for MTLVRKNTAPYLPSVFDELLNTDWLGGRVNSPTVTTPAVNIIEKDSAFELQVAIPGFKKEDFNIELDNDLLTISSKENDEIEGKIEGKFTRKEFHYASFKRSFNLPDSVNTAQIAASYESGILALELPKKEEAQVQPSRIIEIG; via the coding sequence ATGACATTAGTTAGAAAAAATACAGCTCCATACTTACCATCAGTTTTTGACGAATTATTAAATACAGATTGGTTAGGAGGTAGAGTAAATAGTCCTACTGTTACAACTCCTGCGGTAAATATTATTGAAAAGGATAGCGCATTTGAACTTCAAGTTGCAATTCCGGGTTTTAAAAAAGAAGACTTCAATATCGAGTTAGATAATGACCTCCTTACCATTTCGTCTAAAGAAAATGATGAGATAGAGGGAAAAATTGAAGGTAAATTTACCCGTAAAGAGTTTCATTATGCCTCTTTTAAGCGTTCATTCAATTTGCCAGACTCAGTAAATACAGCACAAATAGCTGCTTCCTATGAGAGTGGAATATTAGCATTAGAACTCCCTAAGAAAGAAGAAGCGCAAGTACAGCCATCTCGTATTATCGAGATTGGATAA
- a CDS encoding calcium/sodium antiporter, with protein sequence MSIFYILAGFALLVVGGEFLVRSSVGLSFKLNLSKMVIGLTVVSFATSAPELLVSVQAALEGSPDIALGNVIGSNIANIGLVLGVTAIISSLGVDRDFYRFNWPVMVLFSIVLYFLLANDGKLTASEGIGLLLGLAVYLFFLIRRARGAQKAHSEEVDEQLATTSYFKIIIWLLIGGAALYFGSEWLVRGAKDLASAVGISEYAISVTVIAIGTSVPELAASVIAALRKEKAISLGNLIGSNIFNIASVLGITSLIKPINVIDPIILETNIFWMIGFAVVLLPLAFVPVKLELGRYKGLLLLGAYLLFVALTFI encoded by the coding sequence ATGAGTATATTTTATATTTTGGCTGGATTTGCGCTGCTTGTAGTAGGAGGGGAGTTTTTAGTTAGATCTTCTGTGGGTTTATCTTTTAAGTTGAATCTTTCAAAAATGGTGATAGGGCTTACGGTAGTTTCTTTTGCCACTTCTGCACCAGAGTTATTAGTGAGTGTTCAAGCTGCGCTAGAGGGAAGTCCAGATATAGCACTTGGAAATGTGATAGGTTCTAATATTGCAAACATCGGATTAGTTTTAGGAGTTACTGCCATTATAAGTTCCTTAGGTGTCGATAGAGATTTTTATAGGTTTAATTGGCCTGTGATGGTATTATTTTCTATAGTTCTATATTTCTTGTTAGCTAATGACGGGAAACTTACAGCAAGTGAAGGTATAGGTCTTTTGTTAGGGCTTGCTGTCTATTTATTTTTTTTGATACGTCGTGCAAGAGGTGCTCAAAAAGCGCACTCCGAAGAGGTAGACGAACAATTAGCTACAACGTCATACTTTAAAATAATTATATGGCTGTTAATAGGTGGTGCAGCATTATATTTTGGGTCTGAGTGGCTTGTAAGGGGAGCTAAAGATCTAGCTTCGGCAGTAGGAATAAGTGAATATGCTATTTCGGTCACTGTTATTGCTATAGGAACTAGCGTTCCAGAGCTGGCAGCCTCTGTAATTGCTGCTCTTAGAAAAGAAAAAGCTATTTCCCTTGGTAACTTAATAGGGTCTAATATATTTAATATCGCTTCAGTACTAGGTATCACGTCTCTTATAAAACCTATAAATGTAATTGATCCAATTATTCTGGAGACTAATATTTTTTGGATGATAGGTTTTGCCGTTGTCTTATTGCCACTAGCATTTGTTCCTGTAAAATTAGAGTTAGGTAGATATAAAGGTTTGTTGCTTCTGGGTGCTTATTTGCTTTTTGTGGCTTTGACCTTTATTTAA
- a CDS encoding glutamine synthetase III has product MPKLRFQALHDIQKRTRVPFDANQKPVDLFRSNVFDEKAMRQYLSATSFDGVQNAIKKGDNIDRVSADAIATGMKTWALEKGATHYSHWFQPLTGATAEKHDAFFEITVDGHVIDKFDGAQLAQQEPDASSFPNGGLRNTFEARGYTAWDPTSPAFLYDNTLCIPTVFVAYTGEALDYKTPLLKALNAIDSAATDVARYFNKNVSKVTATLGWEQEFFLIDASLAAARPDVTLTGRTLLGHASAKGQQLDDHYFGSIPSRVLTYLKELEYESLRLGIPVKTRHNEVAPNQFEIAPVFEEANLAVDHNALLMDVMEKIAQRHHFKVLFHEKPFEGINGSGKHNNWSLATDTGVNLLSPGSTPMKNLQFLTFFINTIKAVCRHEELLRASIASAGNDYRLGANEAPPAIISVFIGSQLTNVLNELEKVTDGKLSPQEKTDLKLNVIGKIPEILLDNTDRNRTSPFAFTGNKFEFRAVGATANCANPMTVLNAIVAQQLIDFKNEVDILIDKKDMKKDDAIFNVLREYIKESKKIRFEGDGYGDTWEKEAKKRKLSINNNTVVALKARISKNSVILFEDLSIMNSVEIEARYEIELEEYTKRIQIESRVLGDIARNHIIPTALRYQNVLIKNVQGLKNIYGEEYLAFAKAQTHIIKSISEKVAAIDSLIVEMTEARKKANILTLESKAEAYTMQVKSYFLLIRKHCDKLELLVEDELWPLPKYRELLFVN; this is encoded by the coding sequence ATGCCAAAATTACGTTTTCAAGCACTTCACGATATACAGAAGCGCACAAGAGTGCCTTTTGATGCTAATCAAAAGCCAGTTGATCTTTTTAGATCAAACGTTTTTGATGAAAAAGCAATGCGTCAATACCTCTCAGCAACATCATTTGATGGTGTTCAAAATGCAATTAAAAAAGGTGACAATATAGATCGCGTGAGTGCAGATGCTATTGCGACGGGAATGAAAACATGGGCACTAGAAAAAGGAGCCACTCACTACTCCCATTGGTTTCAGCCACTCACTGGCGCTACTGCAGAGAAACACGATGCTTTTTTTGAAATTACAGTAGATGGTCACGTTATAGATAAATTTGACGGAGCCCAGTTAGCACAACAAGAGCCAGATGCATCTAGTTTTCCAAACGGTGGTTTACGTAATACTTTTGAAGCTAGAGGGTATACCGCTTGGGATCCTACATCCCCTGCTTTTTTGTACGATAACACCCTGTGCATTCCCACTGTTTTTGTGGCATATACTGGCGAGGCTTTAGATTATAAAACCCCACTACTTAAAGCTCTCAATGCTATTGACAGTGCAGCTACAGATGTAGCAAGGTATTTTAATAAAAATGTAAGTAAAGTAACAGCTACTCTAGGTTGGGAACAAGAATTTTTTCTTATTGATGCTTCTCTTGCAGCAGCAAGGCCAGATGTTACCCTCACAGGACGAACACTTCTAGGGCATGCCTCTGCTAAAGGGCAGCAACTAGATGATCATTATTTTGGGTCCATTCCTAGTCGGGTACTTACTTATTTAAAGGAATTAGAATATGAAAGTCTCCGATTGGGTATACCTGTAAAGACTCGCCATAATGAAGTAGCTCCTAATCAGTTTGAGATAGCTCCAGTTTTTGAAGAAGCAAACTTGGCTGTAGATCATAACGCTTTATTAATGGATGTAATGGAAAAAATTGCCCAGCGACATCATTTTAAAGTACTATTTCACGAAAAGCCCTTTGAAGGGATAAATGGTAGTGGGAAACATAATAATTGGTCATTAGCTACAGATACAGGTGTGAACCTTTTAAGTCCAGGTAGCACGCCTATGAAAAACTTACAGTTTCTTACTTTTTTTATTAATACCATAAAAGCTGTTTGTAGGCATGAAGAATTGTTACGAGCTTCTATAGCTAGTGCAGGTAATGACTATAGACTGGGAGCAAATGAAGCCCCACCTGCCATCATTTCTGTGTTTATCGGTTCACAGCTTACTAATGTACTTAATGAATTAGAAAAGGTAACAGATGGTAAGCTTTCACCACAAGAAAAAACAGATCTTAAACTTAATGTTATAGGGAAGATACCAGAAATATTGCTAGATAATACAGACCGTAATCGCACATCTCCATTTGCATTTACTGGCAATAAATTTGAATTTAGAGCTGTAGGTGCCACCGCAAATTGTGCAAACCCCATGACTGTGCTCAACGCAATTGTTGCTCAGCAGCTTATTGACTTCAAAAATGAAGTAGATATCTTAATTGATAAAAAGGACATGAAAAAAGATGATGCCATATTTAACGTATTACGAGAATATATAAAGGAGAGTAAAAAAATACGATTTGAAGGAGATGGTTATGGTGATACTTGGGAGAAAGAGGCAAAAAAGCGAAAATTAAGTATTAATAACAATACAGTGGTGGCACTTAAAGCCAGAATTTCTAAAAATAGTGTGATATTATTTGAGGATCTTTCTATTATGAATTCTGTGGAGATAGAAGCTAGGTATGAGATTGAACTTGAAGAATATACAAAGCGTATTCAAATAGAAAGTAGGGTGTTGGGTGATATAGCTCGCAACCATATCATTCCTACAGCATTAAGGTATCAAAATGTACTCATAAAAAATGTGCAAGGTTTGAAAAATATTTACGGAGAGGAGTATCTCGCTTTCGCGAAAGCGCAAACACATATTATAAAATCTATTTCAGAAAAAGTTGCAGCTATAGATAGTCTTATTGTAGAAATGACCGAAGCCAGAAAAAAAGCAAATATTCTAACGCTAGAAAGTAAAGCTGAAGCATACACTATGCAAGTTAAGTCATACTTTTTACTAATAAGAAAGCATTGCGATAAGCTAGAGTTGTTAGTAGAAGATGAGCTGTGGCCACTGCCAAAGTATAGAGAATTACTTTTTGTGAATTGA
- a CDS encoding TerB family tellurite resistance protein has product MTEENLQIISDMIAMAKADAVINDDEYEFILLVAHKLDVDKSKVDELIEKPIKKTVFKSEIERITQFHRLVLVMNVDAQIHPSETDTLRNYGLRLGVRPDAIEQILSEMKTHKNNMIPADRMVEIFKKYYN; this is encoded by the coding sequence ATGACTGAAGAAAACTTACAGATCATCTCAGATATGATCGCAATGGCAAAAGCAGATGCAGTAATAAATGATGATGAGTATGAATTTATATTACTAGTGGCGCACAAGCTCGATGTGGATAAATCTAAAGTAGATGAGCTTATAGAAAAGCCTATTAAGAAAACAGTATTTAAGTCAGAAATTGAGAGAATTACTCAATTCCATAGATTAGTGCTAGTCATGAATGTAGATGCACAAATTCACCCTTCAGAAACGGATACTTTGCGAAATTACGGTTTGCGTTTAGGTGTAAGACCAGATGCCATAGAACAGATTTTAAGCGAGATGAAAACTCACAAAAATAATATGATCCCAGCAGATCGGATGGTTGAAATCTTTAAGAAATACTATAATTAA
- a CDS encoding glutamine synthetase beta-grasp domain-containing protein: MNKSKLEYIWLDGYEPTQNLRSKTKVVNDFSGKLEDCPVWSFDGSSTKQASGGSSDCLLKPVAIYPDPLRKDGFLVMTEVLSADGTPHETNHRAKIDDGDNEFWFGFEQEYFIMDNATGLPLGFPVGGYPGPQGMYYCSVGGKNTHGRMFVEKHADLCIDAGLNFEGINQEVASGQWEFQLFAKGAKKAGDEIWIARYLLDRLTEQYGWHIEYHPKPVKGDWNGSGMHANFSNEVLRTCGSKETYEKICEAFRPVTKEHIAVYGAYNDQRLTGDHETASITDFSYGVSDRGASIRIPIITVEQGWKGWLEDRRPASNADPYKVAGRIVKTVKSANI, from the coding sequence ATGAATAAGTCAAAGCTAGAATACATTTGGTTAGATGGGTACGAGCCTACACAGAACCTAAGAAGTAAAACGAAAGTTGTAAACGATTTTAGCGGTAAGTTAGAAGATTGCCCAGTATGGTCTTTTGATGGATCATCTACAAAGCAAGCCTCTGGAGGATCTTCAGACTGTCTTCTTAAGCCAGTTGCGATCTATCCTGACCCACTACGTAAAGATGGATTTTTAGTCATGACCGAAGTTTTAAGTGCAGACGGTACGCCTCACGAAACAAATCACAGGGCAAAAATAGACGATGGAGATAATGAGTTTTGGTTCGGATTTGAGCAAGAATACTTTATCATGGACAATGCAACAGGATTACCTTTAGGCTTCCCAGTAGGTGGATATCCTGGACCACAAGGTATGTATTACTGCTCAGTAGGTGGTAAAAATACACATGGCCGTATGTTTGTTGAAAAACATGCAGATCTTTGTATCGATGCAGGATTAAATTTTGAAGGAATCAACCAAGAAGTAGCTTCTGGACAATGGGAGTTTCAACTATTTGCAAAAGGAGCAAAGAAAGCTGGAGATGAAATATGGATTGCACGCTATTTACTTGACAGACTTACTGAGCAATATGGCTGGCACATAGAATACCACCCAAAACCAGTAAAGGGAGATTGGAACGGATCAGGTATGCACGCAAACTTCTCAAACGAAGTACTAAGAACATGCGGATCTAAAGAGACTTACGAAAAGATTTGTGAAGCTTTCCGTCCTGTCACAAAAGAGCATATTGCAGTTTATGGAGCCTACAATGACCAACGTCTAACAGGAGATCATGAAACAGCATCTATAACAGATTTCTCTTATGGTGTTTCAGACAGAGGAGCTTCTATCCGTATACCGATTATAACAGTAGAGCAAGGATGGAAAGGGTGGCTAGAAGATCGTCGTCCAGCTTCAAACGCAGACCCATATAAAGTTGCAGGTCGCATCGTTAAGACTGTAAAAAGCGCAAATATTTAA
- a CDS encoding M1 family metallopeptidase has product MRLYILFAITIFALSATAQAPSRQDTLKGSITPQRVWWDLTHYDLSVEVMPASKTLLGTNIITYKVLEEGATELQIDLQDPMEITAVMQDGNALDIRSEGDAHFIQIENHQAKGELKSLMISFEGQPRIAKNAPWDGGFTWEKDSNGIDFIANANQGIGSSIWWPNKDHPADEVDSLDMHITVPKHLVAVSNGRLVGVDSSTHSKTYHWAVKNPINNYGVNINIGDYINFKEVYQGEKGALDMSYWVLREDEEKARMQFKQAPMMMEAFEHWFGPYPFYEDSFKLVQVPYLGMEHQSSVTYGNKFENGYLGRDLSGTGEGLKFDYILIHESGHEWFANNITNKDVADMWVHESFTTYSENLYLDYHFGKEAAASYVIGQRRAIRNDKPIIGSYGVDSEGSGDMYFKGANILHTLRAITNNDELWRTVLRGLNSEFYHQTVTTAMIENYIAEKLDIELAPFFDQYLRSSKIPIFEYKLDKKEMTYRFNNANRGFTMPLEISIDGSRKWVTPTDKWKKLSIPKNTEQVTISDDFLLQTRKI; this is encoded by the coding sequence ATGAGACTATACATTTTATTTGCTATTACAATTTTCGCTTTAAGCGCAACTGCTCAAGCACCTTCAAGACAAGACACCTTGAAAGGTTCTATTACTCCACAAAGAGTGTGGTGGGATCTTACTCATTATGATTTATCTGTAGAGGTAATGCCAGCCTCAAAAACTTTGTTAGGTACAAATATCATTACATATAAAGTCTTAGAGGAAGGGGCTACGGAATTACAAATTGATCTTCAAGACCCAATGGAAATTACAGCAGTAATGCAAGATGGAAATGCTTTGGATATACGCTCAGAGGGAGATGCTCATTTTATACAAATAGAAAATCATCAAGCTAAAGGAGAGCTCAAATCTTTAATGATAAGCTTTGAAGGGCAACCACGCATTGCAAAAAACGCACCATGGGATGGAGGATTCACTTGGGAAAAAGATAGTAACGGAATAGACTTTATTGCAAATGCAAATCAAGGAATAGGTTCTAGTATTTGGTGGCCTAATAAAGATCACCCAGCAGATGAAGTAGACAGTCTTGATATGCATATAACAGTTCCTAAACATCTGGTAGCTGTTTCTAATGGACGACTTGTAGGAGTTGACAGTTCTACGCACTCAAAGACCTATCATTGGGCTGTAAAAAATCCCATCAACAATTACGGAGTAAACATTAATATAGGGGACTATATAAATTTTAAAGAGGTCTATCAAGGTGAGAAAGGTGCACTAGATATGAGTTATTGGGTATTGCGAGAAGATGAAGAAAAGGCTCGTATGCAATTTAAACAAGCTCCTATGATGATGGAAGCTTTTGAACACTGGTTTGGTCCTTATCCTTTCTATGAAGACAGTTTTAAATTAGTTCAAGTTCCATATTTAGGTATGGAGCATCAAAGCTCAGTTACCTATGGTAATAAATTTGAAAACGGATATTTAGGAAGGGATTTATCTGGAACTGGAGAAGGTCTAAAGTTTGATTATATTTTAATACACGAATCTGGGCATGAGTGGTTTGCAAATAATATTACCAACAAAGATGTTGCAGATATGTGGGTTCATGAATCTTTTACAACCTACTCAGAAAATCTTTATTTAGATTATCACTTTGGCAAAGAAGCTGCCGCTTCCTATGTTATTGGGCAGCGAAGAGCTATTCGTAACGACAAGCCTATAATAGGAAGTTATGGAGTAGATAGTGAAGGCAGTGGTGATATGTATTTTAAAGGTGCAAATATTTTACACACACTAAGAGCTATCACAAATAATGATGAGTTATGGCGAACTGTATTAAGGGGTTTAAACTCAGAATTCTATCATCAAACAGTTACAACTGCGATGATTGAAAATTATATTGCTGAAAAGTTAGACATTGAACTAGCACCCTTTTTTGATCAATATTTACGATCTAGTAAAATTCCAATTTTTGAATATAAGCTTGATAAAAAAGAAATGACTTATCGGTTTAATAATGCTAATCGTGGCTTTACCATGCCCTTAGAAATTAGCATTGATGGTTCAAGAAAATGGGTTACTCCAACTGACAAGTGGAAAAAACTATCCATCCCAAAAAATACAGAGCAAGTAACAATTTCTGATGATTTTTTACTTCAAACTAGAAAGATTTAA